The Spirosoma radiotolerans genome has a window encoding:
- a CDS encoding sugar phosphate isomerase/epimerase family protein, with protein MLNLGFVSAILADYDLNGVLQFASEHQFKCVEVMCWPTGNADARRYAGVTHIDVDNLNVDHVHSLTRLHNVAISGLGYYPNPLDPNPEQAEFYREHIKKIIRAAAKLGIPVVNTFIGRNPSLSITDNLKLYAEHWPAIISEAEACNVKIGIENCPMWFTDDEWPGGKNLATTPAIWDRMFEIIPSRILGLNYDPSHLIWQMMDEVKPIYEYRDRLHHIHLKDVKLYRDKLNRVGIMANPLEYHSPKLPGLGDVRWRDFFAALTDVRYRGPVCIEVEDKAYESHPDDVKTAILTARNYLSQFLVL; from the coding sequence ATGCTCAACCTCGGCTTTGTTTCGGCTATCCTGGCCGACTATGATTTAAATGGTGTTCTTCAATTTGCCTCAGAACATCAGTTTAAGTGCGTTGAAGTTATGTGCTGGCCGACGGGTAATGCGGATGCCCGACGGTATGCGGGTGTAACGCACATTGATGTCGACAACCTCAACGTCGATCACGTTCACTCCCTCACCCGACTCCATAACGTGGCGATTTCGGGCCTCGGCTATTACCCGAATCCTCTTGACCCAAACCCGGAGCAGGCTGAGTTCTACCGCGAACACATAAAGAAAATCATCCGGGCAGCGGCCAAACTGGGCATTCCGGTTGTCAACACGTTTATTGGCCGGAATCCATCCCTAAGCATCACCGATAACCTGAAACTGTATGCCGAGCACTGGCCCGCTATCATCAGCGAAGCCGAAGCCTGTAATGTAAAAATCGGGATCGAAAATTGTCCGATGTGGTTTACGGACGACGAGTGGCCAGGCGGCAAAAACCTCGCCACTACCCCCGCCATTTGGGATCGGATGTTTGAGATTATTCCGTCGCGAATATTGGGGCTGAATTATGACCCCAGCCACCTGATCTGGCAAATGATGGACGAGGTCAAACCCATTTACGAGTATCGCGACCGGCTGCATCACATTCATCTGAAGGACGTAAAACTCTATCGCGACAAGCTGAACCGGGTGGGTATCATGGCTAATCCATTGGAGTACCATTCACCCAAACTTCCTGGCCTGGGTGATGTGCGCTGGCGTGATTTCTTTGCCGCTTTAACGGACGTTCGGTATAGGGGCCCGGTTTGTATCGAGGTGGAAGACAAAGCCTATGAAAGCCACCCCGACGATGTGAAAACGGCTATTCTGACCGCTCGAAATTACTTGAGCCAGTTTCTGGTTTTGTAG
- the trpS gene encoding tryptophan--tRNA ligase: MARILTGIQSSGRPHLGNILGAIKPAIDLSKHPDNESFLFIADLHSLTTIKDGPTRREFTRAVAATWLAFGLDTEKNTFWRQSRVPEHTELAWHLSCFTPMPMLNNATSFKEKSDRSSGPVNTGLFVYPVLQAADILLYDAEIIPVGKDQRQHIEMTRDIASIFNRQYESEVFVLPDAQIDDRLMTIPGIDGAKMSKSYNNYIDIFLPENELWKVVKKIKSDSTPLEEPKNPATDITFQLYSLLASDGQIAEMRGLYEGGNYGYGTAKKAFYELILERFATERERFTYYMNNNDALEAELKAGEEKARAVASKTIARVREKLGFN, encoded by the coding sequence ATGGCACGAATCTTAACCGGTATTCAAAGCAGCGGCCGGCCGCATTTAGGCAACATTCTGGGCGCAATTAAACCAGCTATCGACTTATCAAAACACCCTGATAATGAGTCATTTCTGTTCATAGCAGATCTTCATTCACTGACCACGATCAAAGATGGCCCCACCCGGCGGGAGTTTACGCGGGCCGTAGCGGCAACCTGGCTGGCGTTTGGGTTAGACACAGAAAAAAATACGTTCTGGCGGCAGTCAAGAGTACCCGAACATACAGAATTGGCCTGGCACTTGAGTTGCTTCACGCCCATGCCGATGCTGAACAATGCGACGTCGTTCAAGGAGAAATCAGATCGGTCCAGCGGTCCGGTCAACACAGGTTTGTTTGTGTATCCTGTTTTGCAGGCGGCCGATATTCTTCTGTACGACGCCGAGATTATTCCGGTTGGAAAAGACCAGCGTCAGCACATTGAAATGACTCGCGATATTGCCAGCATTTTCAACCGGCAATATGAGAGTGAAGTGTTTGTACTACCCGACGCCCAAATCGACGATCGCCTGATGACGATTCCGGGCATCGATGGGGCGAAAATGAGCAAGTCCTACAACAACTACATTGACATTTTTCTGCCCGAAAACGAGTTATGGAAAGTAGTCAAAAAGATCAAGTCGGATTCGACCCCGCTTGAGGAGCCCAAGAACCCGGCTACAGATATCACGTTTCAGTTGTATTCACTATTGGCTTCGGATGGGCAGATTGCCGAGATGCGCGGTTTATATGAAGGGGGCAATTATGGCTACGGAACGGCTAAAAAAGCGTTTTATGAACTTATTCTGGAACGATTTGCCACCGAGCGCGAACGCTTCACCTATTACATGAACAACAATGATGCGCTGGAAGCTGAACTTAAGGCCGGTGAAGAGAAAGCGCGTGCCGTTGCGAGCAAAACAATTGCGCGTGTTCGGGAGAAGCTGGGCTTTAATTAA
- the deoC gene encoding deoxyribose-phosphate aldolase → MPSLPILELGKLIDHALLHPTLTDAELRDGCQQALLYQVASVCIKPYAVVLASELLAHSDVRVGTVIGFPHGGQATSLKVAETLQACRDGAVEIDMVVNIGKVLSEDWDYVANEIQLIYDACESEGALLKVIFETDFLPNDRLKIKLCQVCTDIGVAFVKTSTGFGFVKGPDGMYDYKGATEHDLRLMLDHVGPGVRVKASGGIRTLNELLVVKEMGVARVGTSSTAVILNEAYRRSGMTPPTAITNTTIESTGY, encoded by the coding sequence ATGCCCTCGCTCCCCATTCTTGAACTCGGTAAACTAATTGATCACGCGTTACTACACCCAACCCTGACGGATGCGGAACTGCGCGACGGTTGCCAACAGGCGTTACTCTACCAAGTGGCATCGGTTTGTATAAAGCCCTATGCCGTGGTGCTGGCAAGTGAATTACTGGCCCATTCAGATGTACGCGTGGGCACTGTCATCGGGTTTCCGCACGGTGGCCAGGCAACATCCCTTAAAGTTGCCGAAACGCTGCAGGCCTGCCGCGATGGCGCCGTCGAGATCGATATGGTCGTCAATATTGGCAAGGTATTGAGCGAGGACTGGGACTACGTGGCCAACGAAATTCAGCTTATCTACGACGCCTGTGAGTCAGAAGGAGCCCTACTGAAAGTTATTTTCGAAACGGACTTTCTGCCGAATGACAGGCTGAAAATAAAACTCTGTCAGGTCTGTACGGACATTGGGGTCGCTTTTGTGAAGACATCAACGGGCTTTGGGTTTGTGAAAGGGCCTGATGGCATGTACGACTATAAAGGAGCCACCGAACACGATTTGCGTCTGATGCTCGACCATGTAGGACCGGGCGTTCGGGTGAAAGCCTCGGGCGGTATCCGCACGCTGAACGAACTCCTGGTGGTAAAGGAAATGGGCGTTGCCCGGGTGGGCACTTCGTCAACGGCCGTTATTCTGAACGAGGCTTATCGACGATCCGGCATGACGCCACCAACGGCAATAACGAACACAACTATTGAATCGACTGGTTACTAG
- a CDS encoding phosphatase PAP2 family protein: MIEKLNQLDIHVFLWLNGRYTPWLDPIMIWITERNSWFPLYALLIGWLIYQYRKQAIGYILTIIFSVALADQIASSIFKPLVHRLRPCHELALQTFIHPVMECGGQYGFVSSHASTTFALAASLWFMLGKQHPWLRLGFLWAAIVSYSRIYVAAHYPLDVLAGTGVGVLSAAICVLILRTIQARSGRGRFV, from the coding sequence ATGATTGAGAAACTGAACCAACTCGACATCCACGTTTTTTTGTGGCTGAATGGCCGTTACACGCCCTGGCTGGACCCGATCATGATCTGGATTACGGAACGGAATAGCTGGTTTCCTCTGTACGCGCTACTCATTGGCTGGCTAATTTATCAGTACCGGAAGCAAGCCATCGGGTACATTCTGACCATTATTTTTTCGGTAGCGCTCGCCGACCAGATAGCTTCTTCAATTTTCAAGCCGCTGGTTCATCGGCTGAGGCCCTGCCATGAACTGGCGCTCCAAACCTTCATTCATCCGGTTATGGAGTGCGGAGGGCAATACGGCTTTGTCTCTTCTCATGCGTCAACCACATTTGCCCTGGCAGCCAGTCTTTGGTTCATGCTGGGCAAACAGCATCCCTGGCTACGGTTAGGCTTTTTGTGGGCCGCTATTGTATCGTATAGCCGGATTTACGTGGCGGCACATTACCCACTCGATGTGCTGGCGGGCACTGGTGTTGGCGTATTATCGGCAGCCATTTGTGTTCTTATTCTGCGAACGATTCAGGCCCGTTCCGGAAGGGGTAGATTCGTTTAA
- a CDS encoding glycosyltransferase, translating into MPTEIQEINGAFAQPLLFNDTPPSLQTRLTVIVPVRNEADQLTETLEALRKQLDGNSLPLNPLLYEVLLLANNCTDSSFDIARRYQQKYPAFHLHIAQVHLPPEKANIGTVRRMLMDEAYRRLTSLGRSDGIIASTDGDTVVDSHWVYNIMLEMAKGNDAVGGRILTRPDQSSVRLFHLRDVMYRTLVAKAEALFDPCLHDPWPRHFQHFGASIAVTCHMYEQVGGLPETPYLEDEAFYRALLRIDAKVRKSPHVKVYTSTRLQGRVAVGFSEQLRYWSIMNQGNQCQLAEPAGAVITRLSNRQQLRLCWQKRNQGVHTDLLKRIALELFIDSDWLIEQFKKSRFFGEIWEMIDERMTSGQWITQWKPVPITVAIRDMRNYLVR; encoded by the coding sequence ATGCCAACGGAGATACAGGAGATAAATGGTGCGTTTGCTCAACCTCTTCTATTTAACGATACCCCGCCTTCTTTACAAACCCGGCTCACGGTTATCGTTCCGGTACGAAACGAAGCCGACCAATTGACCGAAACGCTGGAAGCACTCCGTAAGCAACTGGATGGCAACAGCTTACCATTGAACCCGCTCTTATACGAAGTTCTGCTACTGGCCAACAATTGTACAGATTCTTCCTTTGACATTGCCCGTCGATACCAGCAGAAATACCCTGCCTTTCACCTGCATATTGCTCAGGTTCACTTGCCGCCCGAGAAGGCAAATATTGGTACTGTTCGGCGCATGCTCATGGACGAAGCCTACCGCCGATTGACGAGTCTGGGACGATCCGACGGCATTATAGCCTCAACCGATGGTGACACGGTGGTTGATAGTCATTGGGTGTACAACATCATGCTCGAAATGGCGAAGGGCAACGACGCCGTTGGGGGACGCATTCTAACCCGGCCTGACCAGAGCAGCGTGCGGTTGTTTCACCTGCGCGATGTGATGTACCGAACGCTGGTGGCCAAAGCAGAAGCCCTGTTCGACCCCTGTTTACACGACCCCTGGCCCCGCCACTTTCAGCATTTCGGCGCGAGCATTGCGGTGACCTGCCACATGTATGAGCAGGTAGGCGGCCTCCCCGAAACGCCTTACCTGGAAGACGAGGCCTTTTACCGGGCTTTGCTGCGCATTGATGCCAAAGTTAGAAAGAGCCCACACGTAAAGGTCTATACATCGACCCGATTGCAGGGACGGGTGGCCGTTGGCTTTTCGGAGCAATTACGGTATTGGTCGATCATGAATCAGGGCAATCAATGTCAATTGGCGGAGCCCGCCGGAGCTGTCATTACCCGGCTTAGTAATCGGCAGCAATTACGGCTTTGCTGGCAAAAGCGTAACCAGGGCGTGCATACCGACTTACTGAAACGCATTGCTCTTGAGCTGTTTATCGATTCAGACTGGCTCATTGAGCAATTCAAAAAAAGCCGTTTTTTTGGCGAGATCTGGGAAATGATCGATGAACGAATGACGTCGGGGCAATGGATTACTCAATGGAAGCCGGTACCGATTACCGTTGCCATTCGGGACATGCGAAACTACCTGGTTAGGTAA
- a CDS encoding class I SAM-dependent DNA methyltransferase, producing MPKSSLPSTYFDDVYRANDDPWAFETSPYELDKYATTLAALPQEQYANAFEIGCSIGVLSELLAQRCNRLLAVDASELPLDAARNRLAPYEHVTVRQLSIPAEFPDGQFDLILLSEVGYYLGLDDLKRARQQMLDHLTENGHLLLVHWTPFVPDYPLTGDRVHEEFLAIAGEGKPLRHLSGQRLEKYRLDLFQKQ from the coding sequence ATGCCTAAATCAAGCCTGCCCAGTACCTACTTCGATGATGTGTACCGGGCCAACGACGACCCCTGGGCCTTTGAAACCAGCCCGTATGAACTGGATAAATATGCCACTACACTGGCTGCCCTGCCTCAGGAGCAATATGCTAACGCGTTTGAAATTGGTTGTTCCATTGGGGTGCTGAGCGAATTACTGGCGCAACGGTGCAACCGCCTGCTGGCGGTCGATGCCAGCGAGTTGCCTTTGGACGCAGCCCGAAACCGACTGGCTCCCTATGAGCATGTGACGGTCAGACAGCTGAGTATTCCGGCTGAATTTCCGGACGGGCAATTTGACCTGATTTTGCTGTCGGAAGTAGGCTATTACCTGGGGTTGGATGACCTGAAACGGGCGCGTCAACAAATGCTCGATCACTTAACCGAAAACGGGCATCTGTTGCTTGTTCACTGGACACCGTTTGTTCCCGACTATCCGCTGACGGGCGACCGGGTTCACGAAGAATTTTTGGCAATAGCGGGGGAAGGCAAACCGCTTAGGCATTTGTCGGGTCAGCGCCTGGAGAAATATCGGCTGGATCTGTTCCAGAAGCAGTAA
- a CDS encoding acyl-CoA dehydrogenase family protein, whose product METLNPFQPVGLAPKPLLGLDSEPIAALCKQIADAAAQTDDDKTFPEEAFSRLAEAGLLAVTLPGRQLDSRSPKTSQLLQLLKRIGAANLSVGRVYEGHINALNLIHLYATQEQKTRWYADVSQYKRLFSVWNTQAADGIKIHALANGRYRLEGAKTFCSGSGWIQRPLITGQLLGDPSGQGWQMCIIPTERVDAIAQDTSFWQPLGMRASVSYKLDFTGLEISREDLLGQPDDYYRQPYFSGGASRFAAVQLGGAEALFNATRALLASMNRTDDPIQRTRLAEMAWLIESGNQWLKAAGENTDAWLADENETEKIVAYTNMTRTAIEEICLRVMPLAERSVGARGLMRPLPFERIHRDLTFYLRQPAPDATVLDIGRYVLDNPQNAHELWR is encoded by the coding sequence ATGGAAACGCTTAACCCTTTTCAGCCTGTTGGCCTTGCCCCAAAGCCACTTTTGGGGCTGGATTCTGAACCGATAGCTGCCTTATGTAAACAAATTGCCGATGCAGCTGCCCAAACAGATGATGACAAGACATTTCCTGAAGAAGCCTTCAGCCGCCTGGCCGAAGCCGGTTTATTAGCCGTTACCTTACCGGGGCGGCAACTGGATAGCCGATCGCCCAAAACCAGTCAACTGCTCCAGCTATTGAAACGAATTGGGGCCGCTAATTTATCCGTTGGCCGGGTTTACGAAGGGCATATCAACGCCCTGAATCTGATTCATCTATATGCTACTCAGGAACAGAAAACCCGGTGGTATGCCGATGTAAGTCAGTACAAGCGGCTATTCAGCGTCTGGAATACACAAGCGGCCGATGGGATAAAAATTCATGCCCTTGCTAATGGACGGTATCGGCTCGAAGGCGCCAAGACCTTCTGTTCAGGTTCGGGCTGGATCCAGCGGCCACTCATAACCGGTCAACTTCTGGGTGATCCGTCCGGACAAGGATGGCAGATGTGCATCATTCCAACGGAACGCGTGGATGCCATTGCGCAGGATACTAGTTTCTGGCAACCGCTGGGGATGCGGGCATCGGTAAGCTATAAACTCGACTTCACGGGTCTCGAAATTAGCCGGGAAGACCTGCTGGGGCAGCCCGATGATTACTATCGGCAACCGTATTTCAGCGGAGGAGCCAGCCGATTTGCGGCCGTGCAGTTGGGTGGGGCGGAAGCGTTGTTCAACGCAACGCGGGCATTGCTAGCATCAATGAATCGAACCGACGATCCAATTCAACGCACCCGGCTGGCCGAAATGGCCTGGCTGATTGAGTCGGGGAATCAGTGGCTCAAAGCCGCCGGGGAAAATACGGATGCCTGGCTGGCCGATGAGAACGAAACCGAAAAAATTGTGGCTTACACCAACATGACCCGAACGGCCATTGAAGAAATCTGTCTTCGGGTAATGCCCCTGGCCGAACGGTCGGTGGGTGCACGCGGACTCATGCGGCCACTTCCGTTTGAGCGTATTCATCGGGACTTAACGTTCTATTTGCGGCAACCCGCGCCCGACGCCACCGTCCTCGATATTGGCCGCTATGTTTTAGATAATCCACAAAACGCGCATGAACTCTGGCGTTGA
- a CDS encoding PIG-L deacetylase family protein — protein MNSGVDKAHFLEAMSHPMDIDLIGNALVIAPHPDDESLGCGGTIALLRQQGFQVYVLFVSDGTMSHPNSPSYPAERLRQVRELEALNALCQLNVPADNAFFMRQKDTQVTTPDNAGFDRAVGFVHTLLTDLKPTTVLLPWRRDPHRDHRASWQVVNAALSLLSIRPRVLEYLIWLWELGNEHDMPGHDEMMVWHVPIESVMMQRNQAIAAHRSQVSRLIDDDPTAFYLSPELLMHFNKPRELFLEEPINEPDYA, from the coding sequence ATGAACTCTGGCGTTGATAAAGCTCATTTTCTGGAGGCCATGTCGCATCCAATGGACATAGACTTGATTGGAAACGCGCTGGTCATTGCTCCGCACCCCGATGATGAATCGTTGGGTTGCGGTGGTACCATAGCGCTGTTGCGGCAACAGGGATTCCAGGTATACGTGCTGTTTGTGAGTGATGGAACCATGTCGCATCCTAACTCACCCAGTTATCCGGCCGAGCGGCTACGACAGGTACGCGAATTGGAGGCATTGAACGCACTCTGTCAACTGAATGTGCCTGCTGATAATGCCTTTTTTATGCGGCAGAAAGATACGCAGGTAACTACTCCTGACAATGCTGGTTTTGACCGTGCGGTTGGGTTTGTCCACACGCTCCTGACAGATCTCAAACCAACAACAGTGCTGCTCCCCTGGCGACGGGACCCACACCGGGACCACCGGGCATCGTGGCAGGTCGTGAATGCGGCTTTATCACTGCTTTCGATACGACCTCGGGTCCTCGAATACCTGATCTGGTTGTGGGAGTTGGGCAATGAGCATGATATGCCTGGCCATGACGAAATGATGGTCTGGCATGTTCCGATTGAGTCGGTTATGATGCAGCGAAACCAGGCCATTGCGGCTCATCGGTCGCAAGTGAGTCGGTTGATTGACGACGACCCAACGGCCTTTTACTTGTCGCCAGAGTTGCTGATGCACTTCAATAAGCCGCGGGAATTATTTCTGGAAGAGCCTATTAACGAACCTGATTATGCCTAA
- a CDS encoding 50S ribosomal protein L25/general stress protein Ctc: protein MKKIEIVGYQRANLGRTESQAIRAEGNVPCVLYGGEEQVHFYAPAILFRDLIYSPNIFEVALNIEGAEYRAILQEAQFHPVSDILLHADFLLITDNKPIKIAVPVRLLGTAPGVQKGGKLVTRVRKLRVKGTVENIPDYIDVDVSGLDLGKSVRVGQISVQNIELLEEASNPVASIEIPRALRGTVGK from the coding sequence ATGAAAAAAATCGAGATTGTAGGGTATCAACGAGCGAATCTCGGCCGCACGGAATCACAGGCGATTCGGGCCGAGGGCAATGTTCCATGCGTGTTATATGGTGGCGAAGAGCAGGTGCATTTTTACGCCCCAGCGATTCTGTTCCGCGATTTGATTTATTCGCCTAATATTTTTGAAGTAGCGCTCAACATCGAGGGTGCTGAGTACCGGGCGATCCTTCAGGAAGCCCAGTTCCACCCAGTAAGCGATATTCTTTTACACGCCGATTTCCTGCTTATTACGGACAATAAACCCATCAAAATTGCTGTTCCCGTTCGTTTATTGGGCACAGCACCGGGCGTTCAGAAAGGTGGTAAATTGGTGACCCGCGTTCGGAAACTGCGCGTTAAAGGCACCGTTGAAAACATCCCTGACTATATTGATGTGGATGTATCGGGTCTTGACTTGGGTAAATCGGTTCGTGTTGGTCAGATTTCTGTACAAAACATCGAACTGCTTGAAGAAGCGTCGAACCCAGTTGCCAGCATCGAAATTCCACGTGCGCTGCGTGGTACGGTGGGCAAATAA
- a CDS encoding ribose-phosphate pyrophosphokinase: MASFNPVKIFSGSQSTYLAEKIAHYYGKDLGGYTCRRFSDGEMSPSFEESVRGCDVFLIQSTPPPADNLLELMLMVDAARRASAHYVTVVIPYFGYARQDRKDKPRVSIAAKLVANTLAASGVDRLMTIDLHAGQIQGFFDFPVDHLEGTSVFVPYIRSLNLENLVVASPDVGGANRARTFAKHFNADIVLCDKHRKRANEIASMQVIGDVEGANVVLVDDLIDTGGTMAKAAQIIMDKGALSVRAVCTHPIMSGKAHENIANSVLQELVVADTLPMKQTNEKIRVLSVAELFAKAIGRIRDHESISSLFIKY, encoded by the coding sequence ATGGCTTCGTTTAATCCGGTTAAGATTTTTTCGGGCAGTCAGTCCACCTATTTGGCCGAAAAAATTGCACATTATTACGGGAAAGACTTAGGTGGCTACACCTGCCGACGCTTCAGCGACGGTGAGATGTCGCCCAGTTTTGAAGAGTCGGTTCGTGGCTGCGATGTTTTCCTCATTCAGTCGACGCCCCCGCCCGCTGATAATCTGCTGGAGCTGATGCTGATGGTTGATGCGGCCCGCCGTGCTTCGGCACACTACGTAACCGTTGTGATTCCTTACTTCGGATACGCCCGGCAGGATCGCAAAGACAAACCGCGGGTATCGATTGCCGCCAAACTGGTTGCCAACACGCTGGCGGCATCAGGTGTTGACCGGTTGATGACGATTGACTTGCATGCAGGACAAATTCAGGGTTTTTTCGACTTCCCGGTTGACCATCTGGAAGGAACATCGGTGTTCGTGCCGTATATCCGAAGTCTGAATCTGGAAAATCTGGTGGTTGCCTCGCCGGACGTAGGTGGTGCCAACCGTGCCCGTACATTCGCCAAACACTTCAATGCTGACATCGTGCTGTGCGACAAGCACCGCAAACGGGCCAACGAAATTGCGTCCATGCAGGTGATTGGGGATGTAGAAGGGGCCAACGTTGTGCTTGTCGACGATTTGATCGATACGGGAGGCACGATGGCCAAAGCCGCCCAGATTATTATGGACAAAGGTGCGTTGTCTGTACGGGCCGTGTGTACACACCCGATCATGTCGGGCAAGGCGCACGAAAATATTGCCAATTCCGTGTTGCAGGAGTTAGTCGTGGCGGATACATTGCCCATGAAGCAAACAAACGAAAAAATTAGAGTACTGTCGGTGGCGGAGTTATTTGCCAAAGCCATTGGCCGTATTCGTGATCATGAATCTATTAGTTCACTGTTTATTAAATATTGA
- a CDS encoding response regulator transcription factor gives MYNFSSNPNPDPVPLNHRERHFVQLACSELTYVQIADKMCVSPRTVDGYREALFERLQVKSRVGLAMWAVRAGVVSL, from the coding sequence ATGTACAACTTTTCCTCTAACCCTAATCCGGACCCTGTTCCGTTAAATCATCGTGAACGCCATTTTGTACAACTCGCTTGCTCAGAGCTAACCTACGTCCAAATCGCTGACAAAATGTGTGTCAGTCCCCGCACTGTCGACGGCTATCGGGAGGCCTTGTTTGAACGCCTACAGGTCAAAAGCCGGGTTGGACTGGCTATGTGGGCCGTACGAGCGGGGGTTGTGTCTTTGTAA